Below is a window of Ochotona princeps isolate mOchPri1 chromosome 19, mOchPri1.hap1, whole genome shotgun sequence DNA.
ggaagacttgaatgaagctccaggttcctggcttctgcctaacccagtcctggctgttgcagccatttgtggaatgaaccagtgaacagaagatctccctttctccctaTAACTGTCTTTCAACTAGATAAATAGTAATTTTGTATAAGTTGGGGAATTGGGCAAGTCTTAGAGATACCCCTGCTCCAATCAGCTCATTCAACACACGAGCCACGTGAGGCCTCTGCAAAGGGAGAGGCAGGGCAGCTGAGTTTGCTGAGGAGGCTCTGCTTGGACTCTTCCTGCATTCCttatcaagtcctggctctgccctgcctgcTGAGGGACCCTGGGCAATGTCCTTCCCCTCGTCTGAACTTCAGCTTCTCCAGACACAATACACAAAGTGCACAGTGAACTGAGCCCCTGGTGGCTCTGAAGCCCTGAGTGTCGTCATCCTTCTGTCCCAGAAGTCATTAAGAGACCTTTAGACATTGCTTGGGTGCTAGGGATACCAGACAGTTGTCACTGGGCCCCCTAGCCTGTGTAAGTGATTACAGAGTCATGGCCACATGGCATAACATCAGCCTGTGCTGGATGCTAAAGGGAGCCTGAGGCAGAAGCAGTGCATTGTGGGAAGGTGACTTTGGAGCCAGGCTTTGAAAAGTGAGTAGGAGTTTGCTTGCAAGAGCAGGACTTGCCCTAGGGCATGTAGAAATTGTGTCTTGAATCTTAGGGGCTTGGAAGCCGAGAGCCAGACCTCAGGATACAAATCCCATCCAATTCCTTGGGGTGGGAAGCCCTGAGGGGTGAGTGGTATCCCTGTGGAGCCTCTGTGTAGGGAGGTGGGAGTGCTGACGCACACCTGCTGGCCAGCAGTGAGGAGTTGGGAGACGTTGGACACGGGAGGTTTGGTGGGCATGGAGCACACAGCGGGACATGGTGTGGAATGTGATCGTGTCATTAGCCACTAGGTTCAgttgttcacttcccagtgaACAACTGGGAACCTGGCTCTGTGGACCTGGGTGAGTGGCTTCAGGTGACAACAATATCTGCTTCCACAGAGATTGAGGAGTTATTGAGGTCATGCATTTCCAGTGTGTAGCACTACAGAGAACACCCAGTGGTTACCATTGCTGTTTTTGCCAGTGGGGCTGGGATTGGAGGCACCCCACCCACTTCTGGGTGGTGTTGGGGGTTGGTTGGTGGGAACAGTGACCTACAGCTCACCTGTGCCTCCCTGTGCCCGCCTAGGTACCAGATTCACACAGGACTCCAGCACTCCATCATCCGTCCACAGCAGCCCAACTGCCTACCCCTGGACCAGGTAACCCTGCCGCAGAAGCTGCAGGAGGCAGGTTACTCCACCCACATGGTGGGTAAGTGGCACTTGGGCTTCTATCGGAAGGAGTGCTTGCCCACCCGCCGTGGCTTTGATACCTTCCTGGGCTCGCTGACTGGCAATGTGGACTACTACACTTATGATAACTGTGATGGCCCAGGTGTGTGCGGCTTTGATCTGCATGAAGGCGAGAATGTGGCCTGGGGACTCAGTGGCCAATACTCCACGATGCTCTATGCCCAGCGTGCCAGCCACATCCTGGCCAACCATAGTCCCCAGCgtcctctcttcctctatgtggCCTTCCAGGCAGTGCACACACCCTTGCAGTCACCTCGTGAGTACCTGTACCGCTACCGCACCATGGGCAATGTGGCCCGGAGGAAGTATGCGGCCATGGTGACTTGCATGGATGAGGCCGTCAGTAACATCACCTGGGCCCTCAAGCGCTACGGCTTCTACAACAACAGTGTCATTATCTTCTCCAGTGACAACGGTGGCCAGACCTTCTCAGGGGGCAGCAACTGGCCACTCCGGGGCCGCAAGGGCACATACTGGGAAGGTGGCGTGCGGGGCCTGGGCTTTGTGCACAGCCCCCTGCTCAAGCGGAAGCGGCGCACAAGCCGAGCCCTGGTGCATATCACTGACTGGTACCCAACCCTGGtgggcctggcaggtggcagcacCTCGGTGGCTGATGGGCTGGATGGCTACGATGTGTGGCCGGCCATCAGTGAGGACCGGGCCTCACCACGCACCGAGATCCTGCACAACATCGACCCTCTCTACAACCACGCCCGGCATGGCTCCCTGGAGGGTGGCTTTGGCATCTGGAACACAGCCGTGCAGGCTGCCATCCGCGTGGGCGAGTGGAAGCTGCTGACCGGAGACCCCGGCTATGGTGACTGGATCCCACCACAAACGCTGGCCTCCTTCCCCGGCAGCTGGTGGAATCTGGAGCGGATGGCCAGCGTCCGCCAGGCCGTGTGGCTCTTCAATATCAGTGCTGACCCCTATGAACGGGAGGACTTGTCTGAGCAGCGGCCGGATGTGGTCCGCACACTGCTAGCCCGCTTGGCCCACTACAACCGCACAGCAATTCCTGTACGCTACCCAGCTGAGAATCCCCGAGCCCATCCTGACTTTAATGGGGGTGCTTGGGGACCCTGGGCTGGGgatgaggaagaagaagaagaggaagaagagggcagGGCTCGAAGCTTCTCCCGGGGTCGCCGTAAGAAAAAATGCAAGATTTGCAAGCTTCGATCCTTTTTCCGGAAACTCAACACTAGACTGATGTCCCATCGGATCTGACAGGACCAGTGGGCTCTCCGGTCCCCTGATTGCTTGGTCCTGCTTTTTCTTGGGGAAGAGGTCTGGGGTCAGTCTCCCGTAGCAGAGAAATAGAGGATCTAAGGGGGACGGGGGTAACACAGACTGGGCCCcaggtcccagccctggctctgcatGACCAGCTCTGTGACCTCTGGTGACCCACAGTGGCTTCATTTGGGAAAGGAGCCCTTGTGACTTTGTGACTTGGTAGGGATACACCTGGAGCCATGATAGGGTCTCTGGCCAACCTCACTACCTAACAGCTCCTTTAATGCCTAACCCTTAACTTGGGAGCTTCCTGGCGCTGCTTGGGGGCGGAGCCACGCTCCAGACCTCTAGAGAAGCAGGTAGTCTGGCTGCTCTTCAAAGGTATCCCTGGGTGCTAAGAGTGAAGGTACAGGGTCTGGGCTGGGGGCTGACCTGCTGGGATCTtcctgagtggccaggccagtcCTGA
It encodes the following:
- the ARSI gene encoding arylsulfatase I, which translates into the protein MHALTGLSLVSLLSFGYLSWDWARPSLVADGPAEAVAEPSSAPPPQPPHIIFILTDDQGYHDVGYHGSDIQTPTLDRLAAEGVKLENYYIQPICTPSRSQLLTGRYQIHTGLQHSIIRPQQPNCLPLDQVTLPQKLQEAGYSTHMVGKWHLGFYRKECLPTRRGFDTFLGSLTGNVDYYTYDNCDGPGVCGFDLHEGENVAWGLSGQYSTMLYAQRASHILANHSPQRPLFLYVAFQAVHTPLQSPREYLYRYRTMGNVARRKYAAMVTCMDEAVSNITWALKRYGFYNNSVIIFSSDNGGQTFSGGSNWPLRGRKGTYWEGGVRGLGFVHSPLLKRKRRTSRALVHITDWYPTLVGLAGGSTSVADGLDGYDVWPAISEDRASPRTEILHNIDPLYNHARHGSLEGGFGIWNTAVQAAIRVGEWKLLTGDPGYGDWIPPQTLASFPGSWWNLERMASVRQAVWLFNISADPYEREDLSEQRPDVVRTLLARLAHYNRTAIPVRYPAENPRAHPDFNGGAWGPWAGDEEEEEEEEEGRARSFSRGRRKKKCKICKLRSFFRKLNTRLMSHRI